One window of the Paracoccus zhejiangensis genome contains the following:
- a CDS encoding ABC transporter ATP-binding protein — MSEHLLSIEGLGITFGGLKAVDDVSFTVRPGEIVSVIGPNGAGKTTLFNMISGIYLPGRGKVMLGGEDVTGLAPNLLAQRGMSRTFQNLQIFQSMTVLENAIAGYHLTERGSVLADLLNLPGSRRRAAAAAEGARALLARVGLDRAADREAGSLSYGALKRLEIARALALSPKILLLDEPAAGCNAVETEEIDHLIAEVAASGVAILLVEHDMKMVMRISNHIVVLDHGEKIAEGEPAAISRDPAVIAAYLGTEAGETADA, encoded by the coding sequence ATGAGCGAACATCTTCTGTCGATCGAGGGGCTCGGCATCACCTTCGGCGGGCTGAAGGCCGTCGATGATGTCAGCTTCACCGTCCGTCCGGGCGAGATCGTCTCGGTCATCGGCCCGAACGGGGCGGGCAAGACCACGCTCTTTAACATGATCTCGGGCATCTACCTGCCGGGGCGCGGCAAGGTCATGCTGGGGGGCGAGGACGTGACCGGCCTGGCACCGAACCTTCTGGCGCAGCGCGGCATGTCGCGGACCTTCCAGAACCTGCAGATCTTCCAGTCGATGACCGTGCTGGAGAACGCCATCGCCGGCTATCACCTGACCGAGCGCGGATCGGTGCTGGCCGACCTTCTGAACCTCCCGGGCTCGCGCCGCCGCGCTGCGGCGGCGGCGGAGGGCGCGCGGGCGCTGCTGGCCCGCGTTGGTCTGGACCGGGCGGCGGATCGCGAAGCCGGCAGCCTGTCCTATGGCGCGCTGAAGCGGCTGGAAATCGCCCGGGCGCTGGCGCTGTCGCCGAAAATCCTGCTGCTCGATGAACCCGCCGCCGGCTGCAACGCCGTCGAGACCGAGGAGATCGATCACCTGATCGCCGAGGTCGCGGCATCGGGCGTCGCCATCCTGCTGGTCGAGCATGACATGAAGATGGTCATGCGCATCTCGAACCATATCGTCGTGCTGGACCATGGCGAGAAGATCGCTGAGGGCGAGCCCGCCGCGATCAGCCGCGACCCGGCGGTCATCGCCGCCTACCTGGGAACGGAAGCAGGGGAGACCGCCGATGCTTAA
- a CDS encoding ABC transporter substrate-binding protein — protein sequence MKTTLTTTALSTLLALGLATAASAEIRIGATLSATGPAAFLGDPEAKTLEMLVEEANAAGGLNGEEIALVLYDDGGDPNKARTFATRLVEDDEVVAIIGGSTTGTTMSIASVAEDAEIPFISLAGAIEIIDPVRPFTFKTPHTDRMACEKIFEDMQKREITTIGMISGTDGFGASMQAQCKDVVGNYGITIAADETYNPTDADMTAQLTKIKNTAGVQAVLNPGFGQGPSIVTRNYKQLAIELPLYQSHGVASDGFIELAGADAANGVRLPGTALLVPGLLAADDAQKSVVDAYKAAFEGKYSTPVSTFGGYANDAWLILSNAITTAGEADPAAIRDAIEATTGLAGTTGIYNMSAENHLGLDLSAFRMLEIKDGGWTLVE from the coding sequence ATGAAAACGACCCTGACCACCACCGCCCTGTCGACGCTGCTGGCGCTTGGCCTTGCCACGGCGGCCTCGGCCGAGATCCGCATCGGTGCCACCCTGTCGGCCACCGGCCCCGCCGCCTTCCTCGGCGACCCCGAGGCGAAGACGTTGGAGATGCTGGTCGAGGAGGCCAATGCCGCCGGCGGGCTGAACGGCGAGGAAATCGCGCTGGTCCTCTATGACGATGGCGGCGACCCGAACAAGGCGCGCACCTTCGCCACCCGCCTGGTCGAGGATGACGAAGTGGTCGCCATCATCGGCGGCTCGACCACCGGCACCACGATGTCGATCGCCTCGGTTGCCGAGGATGCCGAGATCCCGTTCATCTCGCTGGCCGGTGCCATCGAGATCATCGACCCGGTCCGCCCCTTCACCTTCAAGACCCCGCATACCGACCGCATGGCCTGCGAAAAGATCTTCGAGGACATGCAGAAGCGCGAGATCACCACCATCGGCATGATCTCGGGCACCGACGGCTTCGGCGCCTCGATGCAGGCGCAGTGCAAGGACGTGGTTGGGAATTACGGCATCACCATCGCCGCGGACGAGACCTATAATCCGACCGATGCCGACATGACCGCGCAGCTGACCAAGATCAAGAATACTGCGGGCGTGCAGGCGGTGCTGAACCCGGGCTTCGGTCAGGGCCCGTCGATCGTCACCCGCAACTACAAGCAGCTGGCCATCGAGCTGCCGCTCTACCAGTCGCATGGCGTTGCTTCGGACGGGTTCATCGAGCTGGCCGGCGCCGATGCCGCCAATGGCGTGCGCCTGCCGGGTACCGCGCTGCTGGTGCCGGGCCTTCTGGCGGCGGATGATGCGCAAAAGTCGGTCGTTGATGCCTACAAGGCTGCCTTCGAGGGCAAGTACAGCACCCCGGTCAGCACCTTCGGCGGCTATGCCAATGACGCCTGGCTGATCCTGTCGAACGCCATCACCACGGCGGGCGAGGCCGATCCGGCGGCGATCCGCGATGCCATCGAGGCGACCACCGGCCTCGCCGGCACCACCGGCATCTACAACATGAGCGCCGAGAACCATCTGGGTCTCGACCTCTCGGCCTTCCGCATGCTGGAAATCAAGGATGGCGGCTGGACCCTGGTCGAGTGA
- the paaG gene encoding 2-(1,2-epoxy-1,2-dihydrophenyl)acetyl-CoA isomerase PaaG, with protein sequence MTSSRTVLSALADGVLTLTLNRPDKLNAFDEEMHLALREGLQRAHDDQDVRAVLLTGSGRGFCAGQDLGNRDPRKGGPKPDLGSTLERFYNPNMRMIRSLSKPVICAVNGVAAGAGANMALVCDIVLAARSAKFIQAFSKIGLVPDSGGTWSLTRILGEPRAKALMLTAEPLMAETAADWGLIWKAVDDEALMTEAQALAARLAAGATLGLGLTKELIQAAATSSFDDQLDLERDAQQRAGHSADYAEGVTAFLEKRKPEFTGQ encoded by the coding sequence ATGACCAGTTCCCGGACCGTGCTGTCGGCGCTTGCCGATGGCGTGCTGACGCTGACCCTGAACCGCCCCGACAAGCTGAATGCCTTTGACGAGGAGATGCACCTTGCGCTGCGCGAAGGGCTGCAGCGGGCGCATGACGATCAGGACGTGCGGGCGGTGCTGTTGACCGGGTCCGGGCGCGGCTTCTGCGCCGGGCAGGATCTGGGCAATCGCGATCCGCGCAAGGGCGGACCGAAGCCCGATCTGGGTTCGACGCTGGAACGGTTCTACAACCCCAACATGCGGATGATCCGCTCGCTGTCGAAGCCCGTCATCTGCGCGGTGAACGGCGTGGCGGCGGGGGCCGGGGCGAACATGGCGCTGGTCTGCGACATCGTGCTGGCAGCGCGCTCGGCGAAATTCATCCAGGCCTTCTCGAAGATCGGGCTGGTTCCCGATTCCGGCGGCACCTGGAGCCTGACGCGCATTCTGGGCGAGCCCCGCGCCAAGGCGCTGATGCTGACCGCCGAGCCGCTGATGGCCGAGACTGCCGCCGACTGGGGGCTGATCTGGAAGGCCGTCGATGACGAGGCGCTGATGACCGAGGCGCAGGCCCTCGCCGCGCGGCTGGCCGCCGGCGCGACCCTTGGGCTGGGCCTGACCAAGGAGCTGATCCAGGCCGCCGCCACCAGCAGCTTCGACGACCAGCTCGACCTGGAACGCGACGCCCAGCAGCGCGCCGGCCACAGCGCCGATTACGCCGAGGGCGTCACCGCCTTCCTCGAGAAACGCAAGCCGGAGTTCACGGGTCAATGA
- a CDS encoding ABC transporter ATP-binding protein translates to MLKVEGLRSKYGRIEVLHGINLTVDSGEIVTVVGANGAGKTTLLKCLSGIQPVSAGAIHFRGEALTTVPAYKRIHRGLAQSPEGRQIFTNLTVEENLRLGAYQYRDDRVEKDMDEAFHMFPILREKRNLAAGGLSGGQQQMLAMARALMARPACLLLDEPSMGLAPIIVQQIFDVVSELKSLGVTVLLVEQNAFGALKIADRGYVMETGQITMEGPAAELIADPRIRGAYLGV, encoded by the coding sequence ATGCTTAAGGTCGAAGGCTTGCGGTCGAAATACGGCCGGATCGAGGTGCTGCACGGGATCAATCTGACCGTCGATTCGGGCGAGATCGTGACCGTGGTGGGGGCCAATGGCGCGGGCAAGACCACGCTGCTCAAGTGCCTCTCGGGCATCCAGCCAGTCTCGGCGGGCGCGATCCATTTCCGCGGCGAGGCGCTGACCACCGTGCCTGCCTACAAGCGTATCCATCGCGGTCTGGCGCAATCGCCCGAGGGGCGGCAGATCTTCACCAACCTGACGGTCGAGGAGAACCTGCGGCTTGGCGCCTATCAATACCGCGATGACCGGGTCGAGAAGGACATGGACGAAGCTTTCCACATGTTCCCGATCCTGCGCGAGAAGCGCAATCTGGCGGCGGGCGGATTGTCGGGCGGCCAGCAGCAGATGCTGGCCATGGCCCGTGCACTGATGGCGCGACCGGCCTGTCTGCTGCTGGACGAGCCGTCGATGGGCCTTGCGCCGATCATCGTGCAGCAGATCTTCGACGTGGTCAGCGAACTGAAATCGCTTGGGGTCACCGTGCTCTTGGTCGAACAGAACGCCTTCGGCGCGCTGAAGATCGCCGACCGGGGCTACGTGATGGAGACCGGCCAGATCACCATGGAGGGCCCGGCCGCCGAGCTGATCGCCGATCCGCGCATCCGCGGAGCCTATCTGGGGGTGTGA
- the paaI gene encoding hydroxyphenylacetyl-CoA thioesterase PaaI produces MKPVREMTPQELAEASARAMWNDDSASQRLGMNLDHIAPGAATLSMTITADMSNGHGNCHGGYMFTLADSAFAFACNSYNTLTVAQHCSVTFLEPGRIGDRLTATATEVSRRGRSGIYDIRLTNQDGVHVAEFRGHSRSVKGTHLPVED; encoded by the coding sequence ATGAAACCTGTCCGCGAGATGACCCCGCAGGAACTGGCAGAAGCCTCGGCCCGCGCCATGTGGAACGACGATTCGGCCAGCCAGCGCCTTGGCATGAACCTTGACCATATCGCCCCGGGCGCGGCGACGCTGTCGATGACCATCACCGCCGACATGTCGAACGGTCACGGCAATTGCCACGGCGGCTATATGTTCACGCTGGCCGACAGCGCCTTTGCCTTTGCCTGCAACAGCTACAACACCCTGACCGTGGCGCAGCATTGCAGCGTGACCTTTCTGGAACCGGGCCGCATCGGCGACCGGCTGACCGCCACCGCGACCGAGGTCTCGCGCCGCGGCCGCTCGGGCATCTATGACATTCGCCTGACCAACCAGGATGGCGTGCACGTGGCCGAATTCCGCGGCCATTCGCGCAGCGTCAAGGGCACCCATCTGCCGGTCGAGGACTGA
- a CDS encoding branched-chain amino acid ABC transporter permease → MKLSSKHVTLLVLLALVAISPMLFPSGYYYRVGALIFVNAIAVTGIVILTGYAGQISLGHAGFAGIGAYACALAPVHLGLHPALAAVLGALISAVLAWLVGRPILRLRGYYLGVATLGFGILVSMVLNNERQLTGGPDGMEVPDLGLRGVLKDWGLDLTNGQFWYFFSGICLLIGAWLALNLYHSPTGRALRALHGSEIAARVVGVDVAREKLKAFVISAVYASASGSLLALQNKFITPDVAGFMHSIEMVTMAVLGGVGSVLGAVFGTAVLTLLPQVLTAFGEYEQLILGLVMMLVMIFLPAGLLPSILRKLRGAEA, encoded by the coding sequence ATGAAACTCTCGTCCAAGCATGTCACCCTGCTGGTCCTGCTGGCCCTCGTGGCGATCAGCCCGATGCTGTTTCCCTCGGGCTATTACTACCGGGTCGGCGCGCTGATCTTCGTCAACGCCATCGCCGTCACCGGCATCGTCATCCTGACCGGCTATGCCGGCCAGATCAGCCTTGGTCATGCGGGTTTCGCCGGCATCGGCGCCTATGCCTGCGCGCTGGCCCCGGTGCATCTGGGCCTGCATCCGGCGCTGGCCGCGGTGCTGGGCGCGCTGATCTCGGCGGTCCTTGCCTGGCTGGTCGGTCGTCCGATCCTGCGGCTGAGGGGCTATTACCTCGGCGTTGCCACGCTTGGTTTCGGCATCCTCGTCTCGATGGTGCTGAACAATGAACGGCAGCTGACCGGTGGTCCCGACGGGATGGAGGTGCCCGATCTGGGCCTGCGCGGCGTGCTGAAGGACTGGGGCCTTGACCTCACGAATGGCCAGTTCTGGTATTTCTTCAGCGGCATCTGCCTGCTGATCGGGGCCTGGCTGGCGCTGAACCTCTATCACAGCCCGACGGGCCGGGCGCTGCGCGCGTTGCACGGGTCCGAGATCGCCGCCCGCGTCGTCGGCGTCGATGTGGCCCGCGAAAAGCTGAAGGCCTTCGTCATCTCGGCGGTCTATGCCTCGGCCTCGGGCTCGCTGCTCGCGTTGCAGAACAAGTTCATCACCCCCGATGTCGCCGGCTTCATGCACTCGATCGAGATGGTGACGATGGCGGTTCTGGGCGGCGTCGGCTCGGTCCTTGGCGCGGTCTTCGGCACGGCGGTCCTGACGCTGCTGCCGCAGGTGCTGACCGCCTTCGGCGAATATGAACAGCTGATCCTCGGGCTGGTGATGATGCTGGTGATGATCTTCCTGCCGGCGGGCCTCCTGCCGTCGATCCTGCGCAAACTCCGGGGGGCCGAGGCATGA
- the ade gene encoding adenine deaminase has product MPTLPPLPDLIDQAHGREPADLVLRGGRVLDLVTGDLLEGDVAICGNTIVGTCADYEGREVIDVSGKILVPGFIDTHLHIESSCVTPFEFDRCVCPKGVTTAICDPHEIANVAGLAGIRYFLEASAHTLMDIRVQLSSCVPSTTMETAGARLEVGDLTPLMDHPAVIGLAEFMNYPGVIHKDPGALAKLEAFRGRHIDGHAPLVRGKDLNAYLSAGIRTEHEATTAAEAREKLQKGMRVLIREGSVSKDLTALIPLMTERNSPYLCLCTDDRNPLDIAEHGHLDYMIRTAIAAGVEPLVAYRAASLSAAEAFGLKDRGQIAPGKRADIVVLADLALCRADLVIAGGRVVGDAAFAARGTVAPVARHSVKPPTISAESFRYAGNRTDTPVIGILPGKIITEHLTEEITPDSGDKRPDPARDLARVTVIDRHGRNGNIANGFVRGFGMTKGAIAATVCHDHHNIIAVGVDYGDMALAAQRLAEIEGGFVVAEGGEVLAELALPIAGLMSLEPFEVVEQQLRGLRAAALGLGVTLEEPFLQMAFLALPVIPHLKITDHGMVDVDRFEVMP; this is encoded by the coding sequence ATGCCGACCCTTCCGCCCCTTCCCGACCTGATCGATCAGGCCCATGGCCGCGAACCGGCCGACCTGGTGCTGCGCGGCGGGCGGGTGCTGGATCTGGTGACCGGCGATCTGCTCGAGGGGGATGTGGCGATCTGCGGCAATACCATCGTTGGCACCTGCGCCGATTACGAGGGGCGCGAGGTCATCGATGTCAGCGGAAAAATCCTCGTGCCGGGCTTCATCGACACGCATCTGCATATCGAAAGCTCTTGCGTCACGCCCTTCGAATTCGACCGCTGCGTCTGCCCCAAGGGCGTCACCACCGCCATCTGCGACCCCCACGAGATCGCCAATGTCGCGGGCCTCGCCGGCATCCGCTATTTCCTCGAGGCGAGCGCCCATACGCTGATGGATATCCGGGTGCAGCTTTCCTCCTGCGTGCCCTCGACCACGATGGAGACGGCTGGCGCCCGGCTCGAGGTGGGCGATCTGACCCCGCTGATGGATCATCCGGCGGTGATCGGGCTGGCCGAGTTCATGAATTACCCGGGCGTGATCCACAAGGACCCCGGCGCGCTGGCCAAGCTCGAGGCCTTTCGTGGCCGCCATATCGACGGCCATGCGCCCCTGGTCCGGGGCAAGGATCTGAACGCCTATCTATCCGCCGGCATCCGCACCGAGCACGAAGCGACCACGGCCGCCGAGGCGCGCGAGAAGCTGCAGAAGGGGATGCGGGTGCTGATCCGCGAGGGCTCGGTTTCGAAAGACCTGACCGCGCTGATCCCGCTGATGACCGAGCGGAATTCCCCCTATCTCTGCCTTTGCACCGATGACCGCAACCCGCTGGACATCGCCGAGCATGGGCATCTGGATTACATGATCCGCACCGCCATTGCTGCCGGGGTCGAGCCGCTGGTAGCCTATCGCGCCGCCAGCCTGTCCGCGGCCGAGGCCTTCGGATTGAAGGATCGTGGCCAGATCGCACCGGGCAAGCGCGCCGATATCGTGGTGCTGGCGGATCTGGCCCTATGCCGTGCGGATCTGGTCATCGCCGGTGGGCGGGTGGTCGGTGACGCTGCCTTCGCGGCGCGCGGCACGGTTGCGCCAGTGGCGCGGCACTCGGTCAAGCCGCCGACGATCAGCGCCGAGTCCTTCCGCTATGCCGGCAACCGCACTGACACCCCGGTGATTGGTATCCTGCCGGGCAAGATCATCACCGAGCATCTGACCGAAGAGATCACCCCCGACAGCGGCGACAAGCGCCCCGATCCGGCCCGCGACCTGGCCCGCGTCACGGTGATCGACCGGCATGGCAGGAACGGCAATATCGCCAACGGCTTCGTGCGCGGCTTTGGCATGACCAAGGGCGCCATCGCCGCCACGGTCTGCCATGACCACCACAACATCATCGCCGTGGGCGTCGACTATGGCGACATGGCGCTGGCCGCACAGCGGCTGGCCGAGATCGAGGGCGGCTTTGTCGTGGCCGAGGGCGGCGAGGTGCTGGCGGAACTGGCACTGCCGATCGCCGGGCTGATGAGCCTCGAGCCCTTCGAGGTGGTCGAACAGCAGCTGCGCGGGTTGCGCGCCGCCGCGCTGGGGCTGGGGGTCACGCTGGAGGAGCCGTTCCTGCAGATGGCCTTCCTTGCCCTGCCGGTGATCCCGCATCTGAAGATCACCGATCACGGCATGGTCGATGTCGACCGCTTCGAGGTGATGCCCTAG
- a CDS encoding branched-chain amino acid ABC transporter permease, whose amino-acid sequence MSELLQFLFSGVTVGAVYALVALGFTIIYNASDVVNFAQGEFVMLGGMLTFAGSAAGLPLLLAAVIAILATAAMGVLMNKFAIEPARGAPVVSLIIITIGASIFIRGGTQLIFGKQIHTYPSISGDTPIRIMGATILPQSLWVILGAVLVFIGLWLFFTRTLLGRAVLATSNNRLAAQLVGINTNFVMTLSFALSAGIGALAGVLISPITMTSYDVGLALALKGFAAAMLGGMGNPKGALVGGLLLGLMEALTAGYLSSQYKDAAAFIIILAVLFFMPQGLFGRKSTERV is encoded by the coding sequence ATGTCCGAGCTTCTGCAATTCCTCTTTTCCGGGGTGACTGTCGGCGCGGTCTACGCGCTGGTCGCGCTTGGCTTTACCATCATCTACAACGCCTCGGACGTGGTGAACTTCGCCCAGGGCGAGTTCGTCATGCTGGGCGGGATGCTGACCTTCGCCGGCTCGGCGGCGGGCCTGCCGCTGCTGCTGGCGGCGGTGATCGCCATCCTTGCGACGGCGGCGATGGGCGTCTTGATGAATAAGTTCGCCATCGAGCCCGCGCGCGGCGCGCCGGTCGTGTCGCTGATCATCATCACCATCGGCGCCTCGATCTTCATTCGCGGCGGCACGCAGCTGATCTTCGGCAAGCAGATCCACACCTATCCCTCGATCTCGGGCGACACGCCGATCCGCATCATGGGCGCAACGATCCTGCCGCAAAGCCTGTGGGTGATCCTCGGCGCGGTGCTGGTCTTCATCGGGCTGTGGCTGTTCTTCACCCGCACCCTTCTGGGCCGGGCGGTGCTGGCGACCTCGAACAACCGGCTGGCGGCGCAGTTGGTGGGCATCAACACCAATTTCGTCATGACCCTGTCCTTCGCGCTGTCGGCTGGCATTGGCGCGCTAGCCGGGGTGCTGATCAGCCCGATCACCATGACCTCCTATGATGTGGGGCTTGCGCTGGCACTGAAGGGCTTCGCCGCCGCCATGCTGGGCGGCATGGGCAATCCCAAGGGCGCGCTGGTCGGCGGGCTGTTGCTGGGACTGATGGAGGCGCTGACGGCGGGATACCTCTCCTCGCAATACAAGGACGCGGCGGCCTTCATCATCATCCTCGCGGTCCTCTTCTTTATGCCGCAGGGCCTCTTTGGCCGCAAATCGACCGAGCGGGTGTGA